A stretch of Heterodontus francisci isolate sHetFra1 chromosome 1, sHetFra1.hap1, whole genome shotgun sequence DNA encodes these proteins:
- the LOC137374479 gene encoding toll-like receptor 2 isoform X1 — MQSCDSEPESLCNCNTKRHLTMRTMRAPTLWILLVMFISVRTAFLEGDVPPDSACQKCNVDNFCNCSSVKLGNIPHVLENVYGFDLSHNNISQIKDTDFITYVKLKRLLLQSNQIQFIADQAFQHNTDLEYLDLSDNLLAELSPNWFKHLSKLQYLNILGNSYLNLGSGSIFSNLTSLRWLKFGNCFLQLLKEDDFVGITHLDEFILTANNLSEYRKGSFSSFRNISHVVLSLHHTFLNKQEQARQILVDLSGSMTHLELRDLTFTDTSNSTIFSVGDNSSLRKFTFRNTSLTDSIVLSFINCMKNTKLSELVVQNCVLSGTGNWHRINIKNNLFQSLTLNNISIKKFYLFYDLSGISPLLEPIKTAILTKLNMFLMPCAVSKSFKNVEYLDLTDNLLNDRSMHETVCPGAWPSLRYLILRKNILRSLGTTSQKFFPLSTLTYLDLSQNSFRGTSISCKWSANLTFLNLSSCDIKSISECVPPNVEVLDLSNNAIQSFTVNLISLKELNVSNNQFKRLPGNGYLPKMEILKISSNKLTSLTGEEIKVFKKLEFLEAGKNNYICSCEFLFYMNHQITVQLLDRAENYVCDSPLILRGMLVQNTKRSFFDCHTTLSLALLCIGMSLAVAIVGTMCYKYHGIWYIQMTWAWLQAKRKPKKVRNNDICYDAFVSYSEMDSEWVETFLIRELESTHPPLTLCLHKRDFIPGKWIIDNIIESIEKSRKTLFVLSQNFVQSEWCKYELDYTHFRLFDENNDTAILVLLETIPKETIPQRFCKLRKLMNTKTYLEWPQDEVEQQIFWFNLKIALRGDNNGSL, encoded by the coding sequence ACACCTCACAATGAGAACAATGAGAGCTCCCACTCTGTGGATCCTGCTGGTCATGTTTATTTCTGTACGTACAGCTTTCTTAGAAGGGGACGTTCCCCCAGACAGTGCTTGTCAAAAATGCAACGTGGACAACTTCTGCAACTGCTCTTCGGTGAAGTTAGGGAATATTCCACACGTATTGGAAAACGTATACGGGTTTGATCTTTCCCACAACAACATCTCACAGATTAAGGACACTGATTTCATAACCTATGTGAAACTTAAAAGACTTCTATTGCAATCAAATCAAATCCAGTTTATTGCTGACCAGGCATTCCAGCACAACACAGACCTCGAGTACCTTGACTTGTCTGATAATCTTTTGGCTGAACTGTCACCAAATTGGTTTAAACATCTTTCCAAATTACAATATCTCAATATTTTAGGGAATAGCTACTTGAATCTAGGATCAGGGAGCATTTTCTCAAATCTGACAAGTCTCAGATGGTTAAAATTTGGCAATTGTTTCCTACAACTTCTAAAGGAAGATGACTTTGTAGGAATTACACATCTGGATGAATTTATTTTAACAGCTAATAATTTAAGTGAGTATCGGAAAGGAAGTTTCAGTTCTTTCAGAAATATAAGTCATGTTGTCTTGAGTTTGCATCATACATTTCTGAATAAACAAGAACAAGCTCGGCAGATTCTTGTAGATTTATCAGGATCCATGACCCACTTAGAGCTGAGAGACTTAACATTTACTGACACAAGTAACAGTACAATATTTTCAGTAGGAGACAATTCATCACTGAGAAAATTCACCTTCAGAAATACTTCTCTTACTGACAGTATTGTACTTAGTTTTATAAATTGTATGAAAAACACAAAATTATCTGAACTAGTAGTGCAAAACTGTGTCCTTTCAGGAACTGGGAATTGGCACAGGATAAACATAAAAAACAACTTATTTCAATCATTAACATTAAATAATATATCCATTaaaaaattttatttattttatgatCTTTCAGGTATTAGCCCTCTACTTGAACCCATTAAAACAGCTATACTTACAAAACTAAATATGTTTCTGATGCCCTGTGCTGTATCTAAATCGTTTAAAAATGTAGAATACCTTGATTTAACAGACAATTTGCTCAATGACAGAAGTATGCATGAAACTGTTTGTCCAGGAGCTTGGCCGTCTTTGCGTTATCTTATTTTGAGGAAGAATATTTTGAGATCCCTAGGTACAACAAGCCAAAAATTCTTTCCACTTTCTACTCTTACATATTTAGATTTGAGCCAGAATAGCTTCCGTGGCACAAGCATTTCATGCAAATGGTCTGCAAATCTAACATTTCTAAACCTTTCGAGCTGTGATATAAAAAGTATTTCAGAATGCGTCCCTCCAAATGTTGAAGTATTGGATTTAAGTAACAATGCCATCCAAAGTTTTACTGTTAATCTGATTTCTCTCAAAGAACTAAATGTGTCCAATAATCAGTTTAAACGTTTACCAGGTAATGGTTACTTACCAAAGATGGAAATTCTGAAGATCAGCAGCAATAAACTCACCTCACTCACAGGTGAAGAAATCAAGGTGTTTAAGAAGCTTGAATTTTTAGAGGCTGGAAAAAATAATTACATTTGTTCATGTGAATTCCTGTTTTATATGAATCATCAGATAACAGTGCAATTGTTGGATCGAGCAGAAAACTATGTATGTGATTCGCCTTTAATTCTCAGGGGAATGTTGGTACAAAATACTAAGCGCTCTTTTTTTGACTGTCACACAACTTTGTCTCTGGCCTTACTGTGTATTGGCATGTCTTTGGCAGTAGCCATTGTTGGGACGATGTGCTACAAGTATCATGGGATCTGGTATATCCAAATGACATGGGCATGGCTGCAGGCAAAGAGGAAACCAAAGAAAGTGAGGAATAATGATATTTGTTATGATGCATTTGTTTCTTATAGTGAAATGGACTCAGAGTGGGTGGAAACCTTCTTGATAAGAGAGTTAGAAAGTActcatccaccactgacactctgCCTTCATAAGCGTGATTTCATCCCAGGGAAGTGGATAATTGACAACATTATTGAGTCCATTGAGAAAAGTAGGAAAACCCTATTTGTTTTGTCTCAAAATTTTGTTCAAAGTGAGTGGTGCAAGTACGAGCTTGACTATACTCATTTCCGTCTATTTGATGAAAACAATGATACAGCCATACTTGTTCTGTTGGAGACGATCCCAAAGGAGACCATTCCTCAGAGATTCTGCAAGCTTAGAAAACTGATGAATACAAAAACCTATTTGGAATGGCCTCAGGATGAAGTGGAACAGCAAATCTTCTGGTTTAATTTAAAAATTGCATTACGAGGAGACAACAATGGAAGTTTGTAA
- the LOC137374479 gene encoding toll-like receptor 2 isoform X2, protein MTGYKSITVIGHLTMRTMRAPTLWILLVMFISVRTAFLEGDVPPDSACQKCNVDNFCNCSSVKLGNIPHVLENVYGFDLSHNNISQIKDTDFITYVKLKRLLLQSNQIQFIADQAFQHNTDLEYLDLSDNLLAELSPNWFKHLSKLQYLNILGNSYLNLGSGSIFSNLTSLRWLKFGNCFLQLLKEDDFVGITHLDEFILTANNLSEYRKGSFSSFRNISHVVLSLHHTFLNKQEQARQILVDLSGSMTHLELRDLTFTDTSNSTIFSVGDNSSLRKFTFRNTSLTDSIVLSFINCMKNTKLSELVVQNCVLSGTGNWHRINIKNNLFQSLTLNNISIKKFYLFYDLSGISPLLEPIKTAILTKLNMFLMPCAVSKSFKNVEYLDLTDNLLNDRSMHETVCPGAWPSLRYLILRKNILRSLGTTSQKFFPLSTLTYLDLSQNSFRGTSISCKWSANLTFLNLSSCDIKSISECVPPNVEVLDLSNNAIQSFTVNLISLKELNVSNNQFKRLPGNGYLPKMEILKISSNKLTSLTGEEIKVFKKLEFLEAGKNNYICSCEFLFYMNHQITVQLLDRAENYVCDSPLILRGMLVQNTKRSFFDCHTTLSLALLCIGMSLAVAIVGTMCYKYHGIWYIQMTWAWLQAKRKPKKVRNNDICYDAFVSYSEMDSEWVETFLIRELESTHPPLTLCLHKRDFIPGKWIIDNIIESIEKSRKTLFVLSQNFVQSEWCKYELDYTHFRLFDENNDTAILVLLETIPKETIPQRFCKLRKLMNTKTYLEWPQDEVEQQIFWFNLKIALRGDNNGSL, encoded by the coding sequence ACACCTCACAATGAGAACAATGAGAGCTCCCACTCTGTGGATCCTGCTGGTCATGTTTATTTCTGTACGTACAGCTTTCTTAGAAGGGGACGTTCCCCCAGACAGTGCTTGTCAAAAATGCAACGTGGACAACTTCTGCAACTGCTCTTCGGTGAAGTTAGGGAATATTCCACACGTATTGGAAAACGTATACGGGTTTGATCTTTCCCACAACAACATCTCACAGATTAAGGACACTGATTTCATAACCTATGTGAAACTTAAAAGACTTCTATTGCAATCAAATCAAATCCAGTTTATTGCTGACCAGGCATTCCAGCACAACACAGACCTCGAGTACCTTGACTTGTCTGATAATCTTTTGGCTGAACTGTCACCAAATTGGTTTAAACATCTTTCCAAATTACAATATCTCAATATTTTAGGGAATAGCTACTTGAATCTAGGATCAGGGAGCATTTTCTCAAATCTGACAAGTCTCAGATGGTTAAAATTTGGCAATTGTTTCCTACAACTTCTAAAGGAAGATGACTTTGTAGGAATTACACATCTGGATGAATTTATTTTAACAGCTAATAATTTAAGTGAGTATCGGAAAGGAAGTTTCAGTTCTTTCAGAAATATAAGTCATGTTGTCTTGAGTTTGCATCATACATTTCTGAATAAACAAGAACAAGCTCGGCAGATTCTTGTAGATTTATCAGGATCCATGACCCACTTAGAGCTGAGAGACTTAACATTTACTGACACAAGTAACAGTACAATATTTTCAGTAGGAGACAATTCATCACTGAGAAAATTCACCTTCAGAAATACTTCTCTTACTGACAGTATTGTACTTAGTTTTATAAATTGTATGAAAAACACAAAATTATCTGAACTAGTAGTGCAAAACTGTGTCCTTTCAGGAACTGGGAATTGGCACAGGATAAACATAAAAAACAACTTATTTCAATCATTAACATTAAATAATATATCCATTaaaaaattttatttattttatgatCTTTCAGGTATTAGCCCTCTACTTGAACCCATTAAAACAGCTATACTTACAAAACTAAATATGTTTCTGATGCCCTGTGCTGTATCTAAATCGTTTAAAAATGTAGAATACCTTGATTTAACAGACAATTTGCTCAATGACAGAAGTATGCATGAAACTGTTTGTCCAGGAGCTTGGCCGTCTTTGCGTTATCTTATTTTGAGGAAGAATATTTTGAGATCCCTAGGTACAACAAGCCAAAAATTCTTTCCACTTTCTACTCTTACATATTTAGATTTGAGCCAGAATAGCTTCCGTGGCACAAGCATTTCATGCAAATGGTCTGCAAATCTAACATTTCTAAACCTTTCGAGCTGTGATATAAAAAGTATTTCAGAATGCGTCCCTCCAAATGTTGAAGTATTGGATTTAAGTAACAATGCCATCCAAAGTTTTACTGTTAATCTGATTTCTCTCAAAGAACTAAATGTGTCCAATAATCAGTTTAAACGTTTACCAGGTAATGGTTACTTACCAAAGATGGAAATTCTGAAGATCAGCAGCAATAAACTCACCTCACTCACAGGTGAAGAAATCAAGGTGTTTAAGAAGCTTGAATTTTTAGAGGCTGGAAAAAATAATTACATTTGTTCATGTGAATTCCTGTTTTATATGAATCATCAGATAACAGTGCAATTGTTGGATCGAGCAGAAAACTATGTATGTGATTCGCCTTTAATTCTCAGGGGAATGTTGGTACAAAATACTAAGCGCTCTTTTTTTGACTGTCACACAACTTTGTCTCTGGCCTTACTGTGTATTGGCATGTCTTTGGCAGTAGCCATTGTTGGGACGATGTGCTACAAGTATCATGGGATCTGGTATATCCAAATGACATGGGCATGGCTGCAGGCAAAGAGGAAACCAAAGAAAGTGAGGAATAATGATATTTGTTATGATGCATTTGTTTCTTATAGTGAAATGGACTCAGAGTGGGTGGAAACCTTCTTGATAAGAGAGTTAGAAAGTActcatccaccactgacactctgCCTTCATAAGCGTGATTTCATCCCAGGGAAGTGGATAATTGACAACATTATTGAGTCCATTGAGAAAAGTAGGAAAACCCTATTTGTTTTGTCTCAAAATTTTGTTCAAAGTGAGTGGTGCAAGTACGAGCTTGACTATACTCATTTCCGTCTATTTGATGAAAACAATGATACAGCCATACTTGTTCTGTTGGAGACGATCCCAAAGGAGACCATTCCTCAGAGATTCTGCAAGCTTAGAAAACTGATGAATACAAAAACCTATTTGGAATGGCCTCAGGATGAAGTGGAACAGCAAATCTTCTGGTTTAATTTAAAAATTGCATTACGAGGAGACAACAATGGAAGTTTGTAA